In Parus major isolate Abel chromosome 1, Parus_major1.1, whole genome shotgun sequence, the following proteins share a genomic window:
- the U2AF1 gene encoding splicing factor U2AF 35 kDa subunit isoform X5 yields MQEHYDEFFEEVFTEMEEKYGEVEEMNVCDNLGDHLVGNVYVKFRREEDAEKAVIDLNNRWFNGQPIHAELSPVTDFREACCRQYEMGECTRGGFCNFMHLKPISRELRRELYGRRRKKHRSRSRSRERRSRSRDRGRGGGGGGGGGRERDRRRSRDRERSGRF; encoded by the exons ATGCAGGAACATTATGATGAGTTCTTTGAG GAGGTCTTCACAGAAATGGAGGAGAAATACGGCGAAGTCGAGGAGATGAACGTTTGTGATAACCTTGGAGATCATTTAGTTGGAAATGTATATGTAAAG TTCCGCCGTGAAGAAGATGCAGAAAAGGCGGTGATCGACCTGAACAATCGCTGGTTTAATGGGCAGCCCATCCATGCCGAGCTCTCCCCTGTGACTGACTTCAGAGAGGCCTGTTGCCGTCAATACGAGATGGG AGAGTGTACACGAGGAGGTTTCTGCAACTTTATGCATTTGAAGCCCATTTCTCGAGAGTTAAGGCGCGAGTTGTATGGCCGGCGTCGTAAAAA GCATAGATCCAGGTCGAGGTCCCGTGAACGCCGGTCTAGATCCAGAGATCGCGGCCGTGGcggtggaggaggaggaggaggaggccgCGAGCGTGACAGGAGGCGGTCAAGAGATCGTGAACGATCCGGTCGATTCTGA